The sequence CATAATTTCTTCATCTTTATTACCTGTTATTTTCTCAATTGGAACAATACAAACGTATTGCGGTTCATTCGGTCTGATTTCTTGCACCATTGCTTGCCTCTTTTTATGTTGCATGCCATCTTAACTACGTTGGTAGGAACGCTCAAAATGAGTTTTGAATTTTTCCACTACACCTGCTAAAGCCGCTGTTGACAAAAAAGCCAACACAGCCATTAGTTTGTGACTGAAAGAGCTACTATCTATCACAATTGCCAAACCTGCTATGCCAATCGCCATACTTACCAATGTTTGTTTCAGCCTCATTGTTACCTGATAAGCTCTCTGACAAGAACTACAGTTCTGGGTGTGCCGTGAAAATCGGTCTGCCAGCATCGGCTGATTTGTCCTTGTGCCCACGCTTGCAGGTTTGATGGTGGAATAGCCTTCGTAAAACGGTAAGGTAAAACCAAATTTGTCAAGCCACTTGCGGTACTCAATCACTAGTGGATCGCAGGTTTTGAGAGGCAAGTATATTTCTTTGAGGCTTCGTCCCAACCGCTCGATCTGTTGCTCTACTCCTACAATGATTGGTAAATCCTGCTCCAATATTTTGTTCTGATTCAAGTGTTCGAGCCATCGAGGTTTTAGTTTGATTGCCCAAGTGAAAAAGTTGCTGTATATTCTGGCTAGAAGACGACAACGACCCTTGCCCAGAGGGAGCGAATAAAAAGCTTGCCCAACACACCTATCTTGCTCTTTAAACTCAATTTTGTGATGAACTAAGTTTGGAGCAACGAAATCAATGTATCTCCACATCTCATTAGGGTTACGAGTTCGCCGCCACCTTCCTCTAATTTTCTGTGCTGAACTCTCGATGATTTCCATATCCAGTGGTTGGGCGTCTTTGCGATCGCCTAGACGGCTACCGTGATGGCTGATAGGGGCGTGAGCCGGATCTATGAAGTTCTCTACTAAATATGTTTGGTCGTAAGGTAGATCTACCATACAGTCTAGGTGTACGAATTCCGGCTTGTCCAATGCTGCGATCGTTGGGATACGCTCTACATCA is a genomic window of Fischerella sp. PCC 9605 containing:
- a CDS encoding aromatic ring-hydroxylating dioxygenase subunit alpha; translated protein: MKLDINLEKQEVPKNTTAEMAEVDQKFNWRNFWYPVTFIQDLPADRPYSFSLYDEAFVLFKDEHGNLACLADCCCHRAAKLSDGRVIDGKIECLYHGWQFGSDGKCLHIPQLPADAKIPAKARVPSLKVIERQGIVWVWPGEAEAADVERIPTIAALDKPEFVHLDCMVDLPYDQTYLVENFIDPAHAPISHHGSRLGDRKDAQPLDMEIIESSAQKIRGRWRRTRNPNEMWRYIDFVAPNLVHHKIEFKEQDRCVGQAFYSLPLGKGRCRLLARIYSNFFTWAIKLKPRWLEHLNQNKILEQDLPIIVGVEQQIERLGRSLKEIYLPLKTCDPLVIEYRKWLDKFGFTLPFYEGYSTIKPASVGTRTNQPMLADRFSRHTQNCSSCQRAYQVTMRLKQTLVSMAIGIAGLAIVIDSSSFSHKLMAVLAFLSTAALAGVVEKFKTHFERSYQRS